One genomic segment of Rubripirellula tenax includes these proteins:
- a CDS encoding tetratricopeptide repeat protein, with protein sequence MKPIPFAKRVSLAVILFACMIAFRQGRNFWILPDQRGQRLYDAGDFQEAAIAFSDPFRRAASLAEARDFKAAAGVYATLPGPEAAFNHGNALVMQGDYETAIRRYDRALELRPDWTAAIENRQIAALRAERMKDEPGVGTEGELGADEIVFDLDNNKNAQAGEEDAESGEASDDEVRLAWLRQVQTTPRDFLKSKFAYQQAMRSRTENAQEHAPESEQ encoded by the coding sequence ATGAAACCGATTCCGTTTGCCAAAAGAGTAAGCCTCGCCGTCATCCTGTTCGCTTGTATGATCGCATTCAGGCAGGGTCGCAATTTCTGGATTCTTCCGGATCAACGCGGACAACGACTGTATGACGCGGGCGATTTCCAAGAAGCTGCTATAGCGTTTTCGGATCCGTTCCGACGTGCGGCTTCACTAGCCGAGGCACGTGATTTCAAGGCGGCCGCTGGCGTTTATGCGACACTGCCCGGCCCCGAAGCGGCGTTCAATCATGGCAATGCCTTGGTCATGCAAGGCGATTATGAAACCGCGATCAGACGCTACGACCGCGCGCTCGAGTTGCGTCCGGACTGGACTGCTGCGATCGAGAACCGACAGATTGCGGCCCTTCGCGCCGAACGCATGAAAGACGAACCCGGAGTCGGCACCGAGGGCGAGTTGGGGGCGGATGAGATCGTGTTTGATCTGGACAACAACAAGAACGCCCAGGCGGGCGAAGAAGATGCGGAAAGTGGCGAAGCGAGTGATGACGAAGTCCGACTGGCTTGGTTGCGCCAAGTCCAAACGACGCCACGCGATTTTTTGAAATCCAAGTTTGCGTACCAGCAAGCAATGCGATCCCGCACCGAAAACGCACAAGAGCATGCACCGGAGTCGGAGCAGTGA
- a CDS encoding BatD family protein, with product MSLLAGHFARAAETVPVIVKVSTEPKEDGEALVGSRVRVIIDVLGRDGWANVPTLPMLEIPGAIVYEPDGQSTRLNDNVRGKSYSGQRNEWWVYPQRAGKLAIPAMEIAVAIQTFDPKDDAKPVSTTTQAIALDVVAPPGFDDKDKDVLVTTGLSVQQSWNGDAESMKVGDGITRTITRTIQSATPLVLTPIVFADVNGVAFYAKQPETSVKSDRGELTGTRTDSITYVFGRKGEISLPPIDVTWFDTNTHRRQTKTLDGVTISVADVPLQSASVPIQDQGRWRLREIGYLFLPCLAIACFFLLGRNWIKARWSTREESEAFAFRRLRKALMSGQVSASTTALQAWIDSVHPSTYLTFEQFFAAYGPSSAETGLDSLYRAIDTGQPEPDFQTLLDAVQRARANAQEKLPKRTKSALPPLNPTAASVR from the coding sequence GTGTCACTTCTGGCTGGACATTTCGCCCGCGCTGCCGAAACGGTTCCTGTCATCGTCAAGGTTTCGACCGAACCGAAAGAGGACGGCGAGGCATTGGTCGGGTCGCGTGTTCGGGTGATCATTGATGTGCTGGGCCGCGATGGTTGGGCGAACGTCCCCACCCTTCCGATGCTGGAGATTCCCGGTGCGATCGTCTACGAACCTGATGGCCAGAGCACTCGATTGAACGACAACGTTCGCGGCAAAAGCTATAGCGGTCAACGCAATGAGTGGTGGGTGTATCCACAACGGGCTGGCAAGCTTGCCATCCCGGCAATGGAAATCGCAGTTGCCATCCAAACCTTTGACCCCAAAGATGACGCCAAGCCCGTATCGACAACGACCCAAGCGATTGCCCTTGATGTCGTCGCTCCGCCAGGATTTGACGATAAGGACAAAGATGTCTTGGTAACGACGGGATTGTCCGTCCAACAGTCTTGGAACGGAGACGCCGAAAGCATGAAAGTGGGCGACGGAATCACGCGGACGATCACGCGAACGATCCAATCTGCTACGCCATTGGTTTTGACACCCATTGTTTTCGCCGATGTTAACGGTGTCGCTTTTTACGCGAAGCAACCCGAGACCTCTGTCAAATCCGACCGCGGCGAGCTAACGGGAACTCGTACCGATTCGATCACCTATGTGTTCGGGCGGAAGGGCGAGATCAGCCTGCCGCCGATCGACGTGACCTGGTTCGATACCAACACGCATCGGCGACAAACGAAAACCCTTGACGGTGTCACCATCTCAGTAGCCGATGTCCCGCTCCAATCAGCATCCGTTCCCATCCAAGATCAAGGCCGCTGGCGATTGCGAGAGATCGGTTATCTGTTCCTGCCGTGCCTCGCGATCGCTTGTTTTTTTCTCCTTGGCCGAAATTGGATCAAGGCTAGGTGGAGTACAAGAGAAGAGTCCGAGGCGTTCGCGTTCCGTCGTCTTCGAAAGGCGTTGATGTCGGGCCAAGTCTCGGCGAGCACGACTGCCCTTCAGGCATGGATTGATTCGGTCCATCCGTCCACATATTTGACGTTCGAGCAGTTTTTTGCCGCATACGGCCCGTCTAGTGCCGAAACCGGATTGGACTCCCTTTATCGAGCCATTGATACCGGCCAACCCGAACCGGATTTTCAAACGCTCTTGGACGCCGTCCAACGGGCTCGGGCCAACGCCCAAGAAAAACTCCCAAAACGGACCAAATCGGCATTGCCCCCGCTCAATCCAACTGCGGCGTCTGTCCGGTAA